The Ensifer adhaerens genome contains a region encoding:
- a CDS encoding pyruvate, water dikinase regulatory protein has translation MENKKNYFHLHLISDSTGETLIAAGRAAAAQFQSSHALEHVYPLIRNRKQLLQVLDAIDGAPGIVLYTIVDRELADIIDRRCREMGVPCVSVLDPIIDLFQSYLGSPSRRRSGAQHVMDAEYFARIDALNFTMDHDDGQLPADFDDADVVLIGISRTSKTPTSIYLANRGIKTANIPIVPGVPLPERLMEATKPLVVGLIATADRISQVRQHRVLGTTQGFHGDEYTDKASITEELKYARSLCARNNWPVIDVTRRSIEETAAAIVALRPRLR, from the coding sequence GTGGAGAACAAGAAAAACTACTTCCACCTTCACCTGATTTCGGACTCAACGGGCGAGACTCTGATTGCCGCCGGGCGCGCCGCCGCGGCCCAATTTCAAAGCTCGCATGCGCTCGAGCACGTCTATCCGCTGATCCGGAACCGCAAACAGCTGCTGCAGGTTCTCGACGCGATCGACGGCGCACCGGGCATCGTTCTCTATACAATCGTCGACCGCGAACTCGCCGATATCATCGATCGCCGTTGCCGCGAGATGGGCGTCCCTTGCGTCTCCGTGCTGGATCCCATCATCGACCTCTTTCAGTCCTATCTGGGATCCCCGTCGCGGCGGAGATCCGGTGCTCAGCATGTGATGGATGCGGAATATTTCGCGCGCATCGACGCGCTCAATTTCACCATGGACCATGACGACGGTCAGCTGCCGGCGGATTTCGACGACGCGGATGTCGTCCTCATCGGCATCAGCCGGACGTCGAAGACGCCGACCAGCATCTATCTCGCCAACCGTGGCATCAAGACAGCGAACATCCCGATTGTCCCCGGCGTACCGTTGCCTGAAAGATTGATGGAAGCGACGAAGCCGCTCGTCGTCGGGTTGATCGCGACGGCCGACCGTATCTCGCAAGTGCGCCAGCACCGGGTGCTCGGAACGACGCAAGGCTTTCACGGCGATGAGTACACCGACAAGGCCTCGATCACCGAGGAACTGAAATATGCCCGGTCGCTCTGTGCGCGCAACAATTGGCCCGTCATCGATGTCACCCGCCGTTCGATAGAGGAAACGGCAGCGGCAATCGTTGCCCTGCGTCCACGTCTGCGTTAG
- a CDS encoding Maf-like protein — translation MTSSLVLASASPFRRALLENAGLVFEAKAAEIDERALEKPLEDKGAAPETVALELAEAKARDVARYFADALVIGSDQTMSLGPRVYHKPKTMAEAAAHLLSLSGQTHRLNSAVVLLCGQDVIWRHVSSAHMTVRPLTADFVERHLERVGEKALSSVGAYQLEGEGIQLFEKIEGDYFTILGLPMLPLLAKLRELGTIDA, via the coding sequence ATGACATCTTCGCTCGTCCTGGCTTCGGCCAGCCCGTTTCGCCGGGCGCTCCTGGAGAATGCCGGCCTGGTCTTTGAAGCGAAGGCAGCCGAGATCGATGAGCGCGCGCTGGAAAAGCCGCTTGAGGATAAGGGCGCTGCGCCCGAAACCGTTGCTCTGGAACTGGCGGAAGCAAAGGCGCGCGATGTCGCCAGGTATTTCGCAGACGCGCTGGTGATCGGTTCCGATCAGACAATGTCATTGGGGCCGCGGGTCTACCACAAGCCGAAGACCATGGCGGAAGCCGCCGCACATCTGCTTTCGCTCTCCGGCCAGACGCACCGCCTGAACAGTGCCGTCGTCCTTTTGTGTGGCCAAGACGTCATCTGGCGCCATGTGTCTTCCGCCCACATGACCGTGCGCCCGCTGACGGCAGATTTCGTCGAGCGTCATCTAGAGCGTGTCGGCGAAAAGGCGCTTTCGAGCGTCGGCGCCTACCAGCTGGAAGGCGAGGGCATCCAGCTCTTCGAAAAGATCGAGGGTGACTACTTCACCATCCTCGGTCTCCCGATGTTGCCGCTGCTTGCCAAACTCCGTGAACTGGGAACGATCGATGCGTGA
- a CDS encoding shikimate dehydrogenase: MRDSRETFVNHAFVTGYPIKHSRSPLIHGYWLKQLGLPGSYRAHEVKPEEFAAFIASLKDGTSGFCGGNVTIPHKEVACRLVDQPDELSQELGAANTLWVQDGKVHATNTDGRGFVANLDERAAGWDRTSTAVILGAGGASRAIIQAVRDRGIKTIHVVNRTVERAQELADRFGPAVEAHPMGALKDVMTGAGLFINTTSLGMDGSEAPAIDFGVMASSAVVTDIVYVPLKTPILAQAEVQGFAIVDGLGMLLHQAVPGFELWFGCRPTVDADLRQLIIDDMDRH; encoded by the coding sequence ATGCGTGATTCACGTGAAACATTTGTTAACCACGCCTTCGTCACCGGCTATCCGATCAAGCATTCCCGGTCGCCGCTGATCCATGGCTATTGGCTGAAACAGCTCGGTCTGCCCGGCAGCTATCGAGCGCACGAGGTCAAGCCGGAAGAATTCGCCGCCTTCATTGCCAGCCTCAAGGACGGGACATCCGGTTTCTGCGGTGGCAATGTGACCATCCCCCACAAGGAAGTGGCCTGTCGGCTGGTGGATCAGCCGGATGAGCTCAGCCAGGAACTCGGCGCCGCCAACACGCTGTGGGTTCAGGACGGAAAGGTGCATGCCACCAATACCGACGGCCGCGGCTTCGTTGCCAATCTCGACGAGCGGGCGGCCGGCTGGGACCGGACGTCGACGGCAGTCATTCTCGGCGCCGGCGGCGCAAGCCGGGCGATCATCCAGGCTGTTCGTGATCGCGGCATCAAGACGATCCATGTCGTCAATCGCACCGTCGAACGGGCGCAGGAACTTGCCGACCGGTTCGGTCCGGCGGTGGAAGCCCATCCGATGGGCGCACTCAAGGACGTGATGACCGGCGCAGGCCTGTTCATCAATACCACCTCGCTCGGCATGGACGGCAGCGAAGCACCGGCGATCGACTTCGGCGTTATGGCTTCGAGCGCAGTCGTCACGGATATTGTCTATGTTCCGTTGAAGACGCCGATCCTGGCGCAGGCAGAGGTGCAGGGCTTTGCGATCGTCGACGGTTTGGGCATGCTTCTGCACCAGGCGGTGCCCGGCTTCGAACTCTGGTTCGGCTGTCGGCCGACGGTGGACGCCGACCTTCGACAATTGATTATCGACGACATGGACAGGCACTGA
- the coaE gene encoding dephospho-CoA kinase (Dephospho-CoA kinase (CoaE) performs the final step in coenzyme A biosynthesis.), with the protein MIILGLTGSIAMGKSTTAQMFRDFGVPVNDADEVVHQLYSAEAVAPVEAAFPGSTKDGKVDRAELSRQLMQAPERLRELEAIVHPLVRRKEQEFLAENQAASAPFVVLDIPLLFETGADKRVDRVVVVTCSAELQRQRALKRPGMTEEKLAMILARQVPDSEKRKRADYIIDTSDSFDVTRAQVKAVVDQLAARNGDADA; encoded by the coding sequence ATGATTATCCTTGGGCTCACCGGATCGATTGCCATGGGCAAGTCGACGACCGCCCAGATGTTTCGCGACTTCGGCGTGCCGGTGAACGATGCCGACGAGGTCGTGCATCAACTTTATAGCGCCGAGGCGGTGGCGCCGGTGGAAGCGGCGTTTCCCGGAAGCACGAAAGATGGAAAAGTCGATCGCGCCGAACTCTCGCGCCAGCTCATGCAGGCGCCGGAACGGCTGCGCGAGCTTGAGGCGATCGTCCATCCGCTGGTGCGCCGCAAGGAGCAGGAGTTCCTCGCGGAAAACCAGGCCGCCAGCGCGCCCTTCGTCGTCCTCGACATTCCTCTCCTTTTTGAAACGGGTGCGGACAAGCGGGTCGATCGCGTCGTCGTCGTGACCTGTTCGGCCGAGCTGCAGCGCCAAAGGGCGCTGAAGCGCCCAGGAATGACCGAGGAAAAACTTGCGATGATCCTTGCGCGTCAGGTGCCGGACAGCGAAAAGCGTAAACGCGCCGACTACATCATCGATACCAGCGACAGTTTCGACGTCACCCGGGCCCAGGTGAAGGCCGTCGTCGACCAACTCGCAGCCAGAAACGGAGACGCGGATGCGTGA
- the dnaQ gene encoding DNA polymerase III subunit epsilon, whose product MREIIFDTETTGLDNREDRVIEIGGVELENQFPTGRTLHIFINPGNRKVHPDALAIHGITDESLKDKPPFADVVDQILEFFGDARWVAHNATFDMGFINAEFARLGMPPIAIERVTDTLALARRKHPMGPNSLDALCRRYGIDNSHRAKHGALLDSELLAEVYIEMIGGRQAALGLVSSRSTDQAIELDDAPILIGQRPRPLPNRLSEADLAAHAALIAKIGAKAIWAKYDPQD is encoded by the coding sequence ATGCGTGAGATCATCTTCGATACGGAAACGACAGGCCTCGACAATCGCGAGGACCGGGTGATCGAAATCGGCGGTGTCGAGCTCGAGAACCAATTTCCGACCGGCCGCACGCTGCACATCTTCATCAATCCCGGCAACCGCAAGGTTCACCCGGATGCGCTCGCCATCCACGGGATCACCGACGAGTCCCTGAAGGACAAGCCGCCATTTGCCGATGTGGTCGACCAGATCCTCGAGTTTTTCGGCGACGCCCGTTGGGTCGCTCACAACGCCACCTTCGACATGGGCTTTATCAACGCCGAGTTTGCGCGTCTGGGCATGCCGCCGATCGCCATCGAGCGCGTGACCGACACGCTGGCGCTTGCCCGCCGCAAACACCCGATGGGGCCGAACTCGCTGGACGCGCTTTGCCGTCGCTACGGTATCGACAACTCGCACCGCGCCAAGCACGGCGCGCTTCTCGACTCCGAACTGCTGGCGGAAGTCTACATCGAGATGATCGGCGGCCGTCAGGCAGCACTCGGCCTTGTGTCCAGCAGATCGACCGATCAGGCAATCGAACTCGACGACGCGCCGATCCTTATCGGCCAGCGGCCGCGTCCCTTGCCGAACCGGCTCTCGGAGGCGGACCTGGCCGCCCACGCGGCGTTGATCGCGAAGATCGGCGCCAAGGCGATCTGGGCAAAATACGACCCCCAGGACTAA
- the secB gene encoding protein-export chaperone SecB, producing the protein MTTDTASNGNGSALQSPTLNILAQYIKDLSFENPGAPRSLQARDKAPSININVNVNANPLAENDFDVVLSLNAEAKDGDRVLFNVELAYGGVFRVAGFPQEHMLPLLFIECPRLLFPFARQIVADATRNGGFPPLMIDPIDFAQMFAQRMAEEKVRAQVSNETAN; encoded by the coding sequence ATGACGACTGATACCGCATCCAACGGCAACGGCAGCGCGCTGCAGAGCCCGACGCTGAACATCCTCGCCCAGTATATCAAGGACCTTTCCTTCGAAAACCCGGGCGCGCCGCGTTCGCTGCAGGCCCGTGACAAGGCGCCGTCGATCAATATCAACGTCAACGTCAATGCCAACCCGCTCGCAGAGAACGATTTCGACGTCGTGCTCTCGCTGAACGCAGAAGCCAAGGACGGCGACCGCGTCCTGTTCAACGTCGAGCTCGCCTATGGCGGCGTCTTCCGCGTTGCCGGCTTCCCGCAGGAGCACATGCTGCCGCTGCTCTTCATCGAGTGCCCGCGCCTGCTGTTCCCGTTCGCCCGTCAGATCGTTGCCGACGCAACCCGCAACGGCGGCTTCCCGCCGCTGATGATCGATCCGATCGATTTCGCGCAGATGTTCGCTCAGCGCATGGCCGAAGAAAAGGTCCGCGCCCAGGTTTCGAACGAAACCGCAAACTGA
- a CDS encoding FxsA family protein: MRSFLIPLAILGLPLAEIAGFVVVGREIGLLMTLLLVLASAFVGVILLRVQGFTVIRRMQDATRNGSDPGREVLGGALLFVAAILLVVPGFVSDVIGLLLFLPFVRNAVAGFLRKRMTIVTAASGAGWTRPHEPRPSPRVIDLDEGEFSRTDDEDPPQVGDRRQP; encoded by the coding sequence ATGCGTTCATTTCTTATCCCCCTTGCCATCCTCGGGCTTCCGCTGGCCGAGATCGCCGGTTTCGTTGTCGTTGGCCGAGAGATCGGCCTCCTGATGACGTTGCTGCTGGTTCTTGCCAGTGCATTTGTCGGCGTTATCCTGCTGAGAGTCCAGGGATTTACCGTCATTCGGCGAATGCAGGACGCCACGCGCAACGGTAGCGACCCGGGCCGGGAGGTGCTTGGCGGCGCATTGCTGTTCGTCGCGGCGATCCTGCTGGTGGTGCCGGGCTTCGTCAGCGACGTGATCGGCCTCCTGCTGTTTCTGCCTTTCGTTCGAAATGCGGTTGCCGGTTTCCTGCGCAAGCGAATGACGATCGTGACCGCGGCATCCGGTGCCGGCTGGACACGGCCGCACGAACCGCGCCCCTCGCCGCGCGTCATCGATCTCGATGAGGGCGAATTCTCGCGAACGGACGACGAGGATCCGCCGCAGGTCGGCGATCGCCGCCAGCCCTAG
- a CDS encoding Tim44/TimA family putative adaptor protein, with protein sequence MGSFDFITFFFLIAAVVIFLQLRSVLGRRTGSERPPFDPYSPRDMSQGPENGDKGKVVQLPRRENADEEANRYEMIDAFAKTGTTLNTQLRALSDADQGFDPKEFVNGAKMAYEMIVMAFADGDRKTLKNLLSREVYEGFDAAITDRERKGEVVKSTFVGIDKADIIHAEVKDSEENITVRIVSQLISATYDKQGGLIDGDAESVAEVNDLWTFARDIRSRDPNWKLIATESEN encoded by the coding sequence ATGGGCTCTTTTGACTTCATCACGTTTTTTTTCCTGATCGCCGCGGTGGTCATTTTCCTGCAACTGCGCAGCGTCTTGGGCCGCCGGACCGGGAGCGAGCGGCCGCCGTTTGATCCGTATTCGCCACGCGACATGAGCCAGGGGCCGGAAAACGGCGACAAGGGCAAGGTCGTGCAGCTGCCGCGCCGCGAAAATGCGGACGAAGAAGCAAACCGCTACGAAATGATCGACGCTTTCGCCAAGACCGGAACGACGCTCAACACCCAGCTGCGGGCGCTGAGCGACGCGGATCAGGGTTTCGATCCCAAGGAATTCGTCAACGGCGCCAAGATGGCCTACGAGATGATCGTCATGGCTTTCGCGGACGGCGACCGAAAGACGCTGAAGAATCTGCTGTCCCGCGAGGTCTATGAAGGCTTCGACGCCGCGATCACCGATCGCGAGCGAAAGGGCGAAGTCGTCAAGTCCACCTTCGTCGGCATCGACAAGGCAGATATCATTCACGCCGAAGTGAAGGACAGCGAAGAGAACATCACCGTTCGCATCGTCAGCCAGCTGATTTCGGCGACCTATGACAAGCAGGGCGGTTTGATCGACGGCGACGCCGAGTCGGTTGCGGAGGTCAACGATCTCTGGACCTTCGCGCGCGACATTCGTTCGCGGGATCCGAACTGGAAGCTGATCGCCACCGAATCCGAAAACTGA
- a CDS encoding murein transglycosylase A: MSYRFEPARFAELPGWQHDDPTAVIEAMRRCHQHVSTAKPYRTGSLGISVDDLLPAFSASRQQVGSGENARAFFEAHFVPFRIVPETGSGFVTAFYEPEIDVRAEADETYRYPLYRRPDDLVDVHDGNRPEGMDPYFAFGLSEGGRISEYPDRQAIEQGHLAGRGLEIAYAKSKVEVFFVHVQGAARLRFPDGSRRRVTYSAKTGHYFSAVGKLLIERGKIDAATVSMMSIRDWLEAHPEEVDEVLWHNRSFIFFREADVEDERLGPIAAAKVSLEPNRSLAVDRLIHTFGVPFFIASESLTRLDDGKPFQRLMLALDTGSAIVGPARGDIFTGSGFEAGERAGAVRNAADFYVFVPKAAAARYGHG; the protein is encoded by the coding sequence ATGTCCTATCGATTTGAGCCAGCCCGTTTCGCCGAGCTTCCGGGCTGGCAGCATGATGATCCGACCGCGGTGATCGAGGCGATGCGTCGCTGTCACCAGCATGTCTCGACGGCCAAACCCTATCGCACGGGTTCTCTCGGGATTTCAGTCGACGATCTTTTGCCGGCCTTCTCCGCCTCGCGGCAGCAGGTTGGTAGCGGAGAGAACGCACGGGCGTTTTTCGAAGCGCATTTCGTCCCCTTCCGGATCGTGCCCGAAACGGGTTCCGGTTTTGTCACGGCCTTTTACGAGCCCGAGATCGATGTCCGCGCCGAAGCGGACGAGACCTATCGTTATCCGCTCTACCGCCGACCGGACGATCTGGTCGATGTTCACGATGGCAACCGGCCGGAGGGGATGGATCCCTACTTCGCCTTCGGTCTCTCCGAGGGTGGCCGGATCAGCGAGTATCCGGACAGGCAAGCGATCGAGCAGGGCCATCTGGCCGGCCGCGGCCTGGAGATCGCCTATGCGAAGTCCAAGGTCGAGGTCTTCTTCGTTCATGTGCAGGGTGCCGCACGGCTCCGGTTTCCGGATGGTTCGCGCCGCCGCGTCACTTATTCGGCCAAGACCGGGCACTATTTCTCAGCCGTTGGCAAATTGCTGATCGAGCGCGGCAAGATCGATGCCGCCACGGTTTCGATGATGAGTATTCGCGACTGGCTGGAAGCGCATCCCGAAGAGGTCGATGAGGTTCTCTGGCACAACCGGTCATTCATCTTCTTCCGCGAGGCAGACGTCGAGGACGAGCGGCTGGGGCCGATTGCCGCCGCCAAGGTCTCGCTCGAACCGAACCGCTCATTGGCAGTTGATCGGCTGATCCACACCTTTGGCGTTCCTTTCTTTATCGCGAGCGAGAGCCTGACGCGGCTCGATGACGGAAAACCTTTCCAGCGTCTGATGCTGGCGCTCGATACCGGCTCGGCGATCGTTGGCCCGGCTCGCGGCGATATCTTTACCGGATCCGGTTTCGAGGCCGGTGAGCGGGCCGGAGCGGTTCGCAACGCAGCCGACTTTTACGTCTTCGTTCCCAAGGCGGCCGCGGCCCGTTACGGCCATGGCTAA
- a CDS encoding Smr/MutS family protein: protein MAKDKKLSAEDRILWGKVARSARPMAGRLADLMEILAEDEQAKPPEEAKGKQRPQQPATALEQPGIALTKKLGEKVHHPLERPVKRKLAKGHLVLEGRIDLHGMIQSEAHGLLLQFLLRAHERGLRHVLVITGKGTSFGSDGALKRAVPLWFSLPEFRPLISSYEPAARNHGGDGALYVRLARVRGSAL, encoded by the coding sequence ATGGCTAAGGACAAGAAACTTTCGGCCGAGGATCGCATTCTCTGGGGCAAGGTTGCTCGTTCGGCGAGACCGATGGCCGGCCGGCTCGCCGACCTGATGGAGATTCTGGCCGAGGACGAACAGGCAAAACCTCCGGAAGAGGCGAAGGGCAAGCAGCGGCCGCAACAGCCGGCAACAGCTCTCGAGCAGCCGGGCATAGCGCTGACGAAGAAGCTCGGCGAAAAAGTGCATCATCCACTGGAGCGGCCGGTCAAGCGCAAGCTGGCAAAGGGGCACCTGGTGCTTGAGGGCCGGATCGACCTGCACGGCATGATCCAGAGCGAAGCGCACGGACTTCTTCTGCAGTTTCTGCTGCGGGCGCACGAGCGGGGGCTGCGACATGTGCTTGTCATTACCGGCAAGGGCACCTCGTTCGGCAGCGACGGCGCCTTGAAGCGGGCGGTGCCACTCTGGTTCTCGCTTCCCGAATTCCGGCCGCTGATTTCGTCCTATGAGCCGGCCGCCCGTAATCATGGCGGCGACGGCGCGCTCTACGTCCGCCTGGCGCGGGTGAGAGGCAGCGCGCTATGA
- a CDS encoding helix-turn-helix domain-containing protein — MTPFGQALRDLRRRKGVSQKEMAKAIGVSAAYLSALEHGKRGAPSFDFLQRVTGYFNVIWDEAEDLFRIANVSSPKTVLDTSGLTPEHTAFANRLSEQIRALSPETIRKLQDVLEKATFPDNDRG; from the coding sequence ATGACGCCCTTCGGCCAGGCTCTGCGCGACCTCAGGCGCCGCAAGGGCGTGTCGCAGAAGGAGATGGCAAAGGCGATCGGCGTCTCGGCCGCTTATCTCTCGGCGCTCGAGCATGGAAAGCGCGGTGCGCCGAGCTTCGACTTCCTCCAGCGCGTCACCGGTTACTTCAACGTGATCTGGGACGAGGCGGAGGATCTGTTCCGCATTGCCAACGTCTCCTCGCCAAAAACGGTGCTCGACACGTCGGGTCTGACGCCGGAGCACACGGCCTTTGCCAACCGATTGAGCGAACAAATTCGCGCTTTGTCTCCGGAGACGATCCGCAAGCTGCAAGATGTTTTGGAAAAAGCCACATTTCCTGATAATGACAGGGGATGA
- the gyrB gene encoding DNA topoisomerase (ATP-hydrolyzing) subunit B, translated as MTDNPETETGASAEYGADSIKVLKGLDAVRKRPGMYIGDTDDGSGLHHMVYEVVDNAIDEALAGHADIVTVSLNPDGSVTVTDNGRGIPTDIHKEEGVSAAEVIMTQLHAGGKFDQNSYKVSGGLHGVGVSVVNALSVSLKLKIRRAGKIHEMSFTHGVADGSLAVTGDAGDETGTEVTFLPSSETFTKTEFDYNTLEHRLRELAFLNSGVHIILTDKRHSDIRQDEMMYEGGLEAYVAYLDRAKKPLVHKPVSIRGEKDGITVEVAMWWNDSYHENVLCFTNNIPQRDGGTHMAGFRGALTRQVTSYADTSGITKREKVTLQGEDCREGLTAVLSVKVPDPKFSSQTKDKLVSSEVRPVVESLVNEALSTWFEEHPTEAKILVGKVVEAAAAREAARKARELTRRKGALDISSLPGKLADCSERDPAKSEVFLVEGDSAGGSAKQGRSRENQAILPLRGKILNVERARFDKMLSSQEIGTLITALGTSIGKDEFNADKLRYHKIIIMTDADVDGAHIRTLLLTFFFRQMPELIERGHIYIAQPPLYKVTRGKSAQYLKNEQALEDYLISMGLEEATLQLESGEVRAGQDLREVITDALRLRNLMNGLHSRYNRAIVEQAAIAGALNVELNGQRDEYEKTAAEIARRLDVIAEETERGWTGTVTSEGGLRFERMVRGVKEFAVLDMALIGSSDARYIDQLASKLKEIYSAPPVLRRRDGAQEVSGPRALLDAIFAAGRKGLSMQRYKGLGEMNAEQLWETTLDPNVRSLLQVRVTDATDADGLFSRLMGDEVEPRREFIQENALSVANLDI; from the coding sequence ATGACCGACAATCCTGAGACCGAAACCGGCGCCAGCGCCGAATATGGTGCCGATTCCATCAAGGTGCTGAAGGGCCTGGATGCCGTACGCAAGCGGCCGGGCATGTATATCGGCGACACCGACGACGGCTCCGGTCTGCACCACATGGTGTACGAGGTGGTGGACAACGCGATCGACGAAGCGCTTGCCGGCCATGCCGACATCGTGACGGTGTCGCTCAATCCGGACGGCTCGGTGACGGTAACCGACAACGGTCGCGGCATCCCGACTGACATCCATAAGGAAGAGGGCGTCTCGGCGGCCGAGGTCATCATGACCCAGCTGCACGCCGGCGGTAAGTTCGACCAGAACTCCTACAAGGTTTCGGGCGGCCTGCACGGCGTCGGCGTGTCGGTGGTCAATGCGCTTTCGGTTTCGCTCAAGCTGAAGATCCGGCGCGCAGGCAAGATTCACGAGATGAGCTTCACCCACGGTGTCGCTGACGGCTCTCTCGCCGTTACCGGCGACGCCGGCGATGAGACCGGGACCGAGGTGACGTTCCTGCCGAGCAGCGAGACCTTCACCAAGACCGAGTTCGACTACAACACGCTCGAGCACCGCTTGCGCGAACTCGCGTTCCTGAATTCAGGCGTTCATATCATCCTCACCGACAAGCGCCATTCGGACATCCGCCAGGACGAGATGATGTACGAGGGCGGTCTTGAGGCCTACGTCGCCTATCTCGACCGCGCGAAGAAGCCGCTGGTACACAAGCCGGTATCGATCCGCGGCGAGAAGGACGGCATCACCGTCGAAGTGGCGATGTGGTGGAACGACAGCTATCACGAAAACGTGCTCTGCTTCACCAACAACATCCCGCAGCGCGACGGCGGCACGCATATGGCGGGCTTCCGTGGCGCGTTGACCCGGCAGGTCACGTCCTATGCCGATACGTCCGGCATTACAAAGAGAGAAAAGGTCACGCTCCAGGGCGAGGACTGCCGCGAAGGCCTGACGGCCGTGCTTTCGGTCAAGGTTCCCGATCCGAAGTTCTCGTCGCAGACCAAGGACAAGCTGGTGTCGTCGGAAGTGCGACCGGTGGTCGAAAGCCTCGTCAACGAGGCGCTCAGCACCTGGTTCGAAGAACATCCGACCGAAGCCAAGATCCTCGTCGGCAAGGTGGTCGAAGCCGCTGCCGCCCGCGAAGCTGCCCGCAAGGCGCGCGAACTGACGCGCCGCAAGGGCGCGCTCGACATCTCGTCGCTGCCGGGCAAGCTGGCGGACTGCTCCGAGCGTGACCCGGCAAAGTCCGAAGTCTTCCTGGTGGAAGGGGACTCGGCGGGTGGTTCGGCCAAGCAGGGCCGGTCGCGCGAAAACCAGGCGATCCTGCCGCTGCGCGGCAAGATCCTCAACGTCGAGCGCGCGCGCTTCGACAAGATGCTGTCGAGCCAGGAAATCGGTACGCTGATCACCGCGCTCGGCACGTCGATCGGCAAGGACGAGTTCAACGCCGACAAGCTGCGTTACCACAAGATCATCATCATGACGGACGCCGACGTCGACGGCGCCCACATCCGCACCCTGCTGCTCACCTTCTTCTTCCGACAGATGCCGGAACTGATCGAGCGCGGCCACATCTACATCGCCCAGCCGCCGCTCTATAAGGTGACGCGCGGCAAGTCGGCGCAGTATCTGAAGAACGAGCAGGCGCTCGAAGACTACCTGATTTCGATGGGTCTCGAGGAAGCGACGCTGCAGCTTGAATCGGGCGAAGTCCGCGCCGGGCAGGACCTGCGCGAGGTGATCACCGATGCCTTGCGCTTGCGTAACCTCATGAACGGGCTTCACTCGCGCTATAATCGGGCGATCGTCGAGCAGGCGGCCATCGCCGGCGCGCTGAACGTCGAGCTCAACGGCCAGCGCGACGAGTACGAAAAGACCGCCGCCGAGATCGCACGTCGTCTCGACGTGATCGCCGAGGAAACCGAGCGCGGCTGGACCGGCACAGTTACCAGCGAAGGCGGGTTGCGGTTCGAACGCATGGTTCGCGGCGTCAAGGAATTCGCCGTACTCGACATGGCGCTGATCGGTTCGTCCGATGCCCGCTATATCGACCAACTGGCGTCAAAGTTGAAAGAGATCTACTCGGCACCGCCGGTATTGCGTCGCCGTGACGGCGCGCAGGAGGTCAGCGGCCCGCGTGCGCTTCTCGACGCGATCTTTGCCGCTGGCCGCAAGGGCCTGTCGATGCAGCGCTACAAGGGTCTGGGTGAGATGAACGCCGAGCAGCTCTGGGAAACGACGCTCGATCCGAACGTCCGCTCGCTGCTGCAGGTCCGGGTTACCGACGCCACCGACGCCGACGGCCTGTTCTCGCGTCTGATGGGAGACGAGGTTGAGCCGCGTCGCGAGTTCATTCAGGAGAATGCGCTGAGCGTCGCAAACCTCGACATCTGA
- a CDS encoding nitroreductase family protein, with the protein MTATDNRKADHPIDAMFIERWSPRAFTNEEIDEKTLLSFFEAARWAPSASNRQPWRFVYARRGTDRFPVLLDTLDEGNQRWAKNAAALLIVISRTHNAAQNGEMRHAYTHAFDTGAAWYSLALQASLAGWHTHGMAGIDRDKAMHALNVPEHYRVEAAVAIGRLADSSTLPDDLRAREIPSQRNPVGEFAFEGQFKGE; encoded by the coding sequence GACCATCCGATCGATGCCATGTTCATCGAGCGCTGGTCGCCCCGCGCCTTCACCAATGAGGAAATCGACGAAAAAACCCTGCTTTCCTTCTTCGAAGCGGCGCGTTGGGCGCCGTCTGCCAGCAACCGGCAACCCTGGCGCTTCGTCTATGCGCGCCGCGGCACAGATCGCTTCCCGGTGCTGCTCGACACGCTCGATGAGGGAAACCAGCGCTGGGCGAAGAACGCGGCAGCACTTCTGATCGTGATTTCAAGAACGCATAATGCAGCACAGAACGGCGAGATGCGGCACGCCTATACCCACGCCTTCGACACTGGGGCGGCCTGGTACAGCCTCGCTTTGCAGGCCTCGCTCGCGGGCTGGCACACCCATGGCATGGCCGGTATCGATCGCGACAAGGCGATGCACGCCCTGAACGTTCCCGAGCACTACCGGGTCGAAGCCGCCGTTGCGATCGGCCGGCTTGCCGATTCCTCGACGTTGCCGGACGATCTGCGCGCACGCGAAATCCCGAGCCAACGCAACCCAGTCGGCGAATTCGCCTTCGAGGGCCAGTTCAAGGGCGAATGA